Proteins from a genomic interval of Alkalispirochaeta americana:
- the aspS gene encoding aspartate--tRNA(Asn) ligase translates to MRVLACDIPSREGDSAEVCGWVHRIRNLGGITFVLLRDRSGMVQLVYDEEPSFGQETVVRVRGTVGASEKAPGGYEIRAESTEVLGLVAAELPLPVNKELDQVGLETILDHRVVSLRNPRIRRIFEVQSELLAAFSSALRKRGFTEVKSSKLIGSGTEGGTGLFSVDYFGETLYLAQSPQFYKQAMVASGLERVFEIGAAYRAEKHDTARHLNEYVSLDVEMAFIDSDSDLMDLETEILGEMFQSLTENHGKTLEEYGARVPGAEEFQKTPRVTYDEARQILKERTGKSVFEITPEGERELCQWALDEEGVEAVFVTAFPRKKRPFYTYPEGMKTRSFDLLFRGLEITTGGQRIHRYQELLDTLPRFGLTEEGLGDYCSVFRYGCPPHGGFAIGLERLTQKILGLQNVKEASLFPRDRKRVRP, encoded by the coding sequence ATGAGAGTACTTGCTTGCGATATACCTTCCCGGGAAGGAGATTCCGCAGAGGTTTGCGGATGGGTTCACCGGATCCGGAATCTGGGGGGTATCACCTTCGTGCTTCTGCGAGACCGTTCCGGCATGGTGCAGCTGGTCTACGATGAAGAGCCGTCCTTCGGTCAGGAGACGGTGGTTCGGGTTCGCGGCACCGTGGGGGCCAGTGAAAAGGCGCCTGGGGGGTACGAGATCCGGGCTGAATCTACGGAGGTTTTGGGCCTTGTTGCCGCCGAGTTACCCCTGCCGGTGAACAAGGAGCTGGATCAGGTTGGTCTTGAGACGATTTTGGACCATCGGGTGGTGTCCCTGCGAAATCCCCGAATACGGCGCATTTTCGAGGTCCAGTCAGAGCTTCTGGCGGCTTTTTCGTCGGCCCTGCGAAAACGGGGATTTACGGAGGTAAAGTCGAGCAAGCTCATCGGTTCCGGTACCGAGGGCGGCACGGGGCTCTTTTCGGTGGATTATTTTGGTGAGACCCTTTATCTGGCCCAGAGCCCCCAGTTTTACAAGCAGGCTATGGTTGCAAGCGGCCTGGAACGGGTTTTTGAGATCGGTGCTGCCTACCGGGCCGAAAAACACGATACGGCCCGCCATCTGAACGAGTATGTCTCACTGGACGTGGAAATGGCCTTTATCGATTCCGACTCGGATCTGATGGATCTGGAGACGGAGATTCTGGGCGAGATGTTTCAGTCCCTGACAGAGAATCACGGAAAAACCCTGGAAGAATACGGAGCGCGGGTCCCCGGGGCGGAGGAGTTCCAGAAGACTCCCCGGGTGACCTACGACGAGGCACGGCAGATCCTGAAAGAACGTACCGGAAAGAGTGTTTTTGAGATTACCCCCGAGGGAGAACGCGAGCTCTGCCAGTGGGCTCTGGACGAGGAGGGAGTGGAGGCGGTCTTTGTAACGGCTTTTCCCCGCAAAAAGCGGCCTTTCTACACCTATCCGGAGGGAATGAAAACCCGAAGCTTCGATCTCCTCTTTCGCGGACTGGAAATTACCACGGGGGGACAGCGGATTCACCGCTACCAGGAGCTTCTGGATACGCTTCCCCGCTTTGGTCTTACCGAAGAGGGTCTTGGCGATTATTGCTCCGTTTTCCGGTACGGCTGTCCGCCCCACGGGGGGTTTGCAATCGGCCTGGAGCGGCTTACCCAGAAAATACTGGGTCTCCAGAACGTGAAGGAGGCCTCGCTCTTTCCCCGGGACCGAAAACGGGTGCGTCCCTGA
- the gatB gene encoding Asp-tRNA(Asn)/Glu-tRNA(Gln) amidotransferase subunit GatB → MYQSFIGLEIHVQLQTKTKVFCECPVTFGDEPNTNICPVCLGYPGVLPSLNREAITLGYLLARALNCQLAPVSSFDRKNYFYPDLPKNYQITQYYQPLGTGGYIDLEFRKKKKRVRIHQIHLEEDAGKMIHAGDMSLLDYNRAGTPLLEIVTEPDLEIGEEAELLLQEMRRIVQYLGVSDGNMEEGSLRCDANVSVNLRGQGLGQKVEIKNLNSSRFVRKALTYEIARHQEILDRGGTVTQETRLWNENRDQSSSMRSKELAHDYRYFPEPDLPPFRADEDFLEGLQDRLVELPAVRRARFREWWGFSASQADFLCDEKSTADFFEAVVDAGGAPDQALVWLAGDVRKILNRTGGTLSASPLTPQRLAELLNLLAQGTIHGKIAKQTLEQVFLEDKNPLVIIQERGWKQLSTREELEPFLQQVLKENLFPVEEIRQGETKPLGFLMGKVMKATGGRAEPGAAQALLQEMINAPRRVSSIQVLSFGGAIAGVRREDGLIEPGDLVSLARLFEADPDLPDSIVFDEVRLGQFLSEEITPADWAALVSRIAETLDRGGVQGIVIAHGTDTLAYTASLVHWFFADTPVPIVLTAGEGPPEENSPGGSGANLRSAVICAAGGSAGVHVVYGDDDFLPLNLRFERIDSGGANSFRTWNPEDLTRSGPSLAPVARSSSCEDLTRLLEEVLGQTCIVRVYPGMRGDILITLMDAGIRAFVLEIFDRGTASLREGPFSLRGALEQGRERGILFFCTSQQEGVVDFSEYVTAHALWREGAVPMGGLTTESAFTRLVVAQLEVLCEGETQSREAQREGVLALMDV, encoded by the coding sequence ATGTATCAGTCCTTTATCGGCCTGGAAATTCATGTACAGCTCCAGACAAAGACCAAGGTCTTTTGCGAGTGTCCCGTCACGTTCGGTGACGAGCCAAACACCAACATCTGCCCCGTCTGCCTGGGCTATCCGGGGGTTTTGCCGTCCCTGAACCGGGAGGCGATTACTTTGGGGTATCTTCTTGCCCGGGCTCTGAATTGCCAGCTTGCTCCGGTTTCATCCTTCGATCGGAAAAACTACTTTTACCCCGATCTCCCCAAGAACTATCAGATAACCCAGTACTACCAGCCTCTGGGGACGGGGGGATACATCGATCTGGAGTTTCGGAAAAAGAAGAAGAGGGTTCGTATCCATCAGATTCACCTGGAAGAGGACGCGGGAAAGATGATCCACGCCGGCGATATGTCGCTGCTGGATTACAACCGGGCCGGAACCCCGCTTCTGGAGATCGTCACCGAGCCGGATCTGGAGATCGGCGAGGAGGCTGAGCTCTTGCTTCAGGAAATGCGCAGGATCGTACAGTATCTGGGGGTCTCCGACGGCAATATGGAGGAGGGGTCGCTTCGCTGCGATGCCAACGTTTCGGTGAATCTCCGGGGACAGGGCCTGGGGCAAAAGGTGGAGATAAAAAATCTCAACAGTTCGCGTTTTGTTCGCAAGGCTCTGACCTACGAGATCGCCCGGCACCAGGAGATTCTTGATCGCGGTGGTACGGTGACCCAGGAAACGCGTCTCTGGAACGAGAATCGCGATCAGAGTTCGAGTATGCGCAGCAAGGAACTCGCCCACGATTACCGCTACTTTCCCGAGCCGGATCTCCCGCCGTTCCGGGCCGATGAGGATTTTCTTGAGGGGCTTCAGGATCGCCTGGTGGAGCTTCCCGCAGTGCGGCGGGCCCGCTTTCGCGAATGGTGGGGGTTCTCGGCAAGCCAGGCCGATTTTCTCTGCGACGAGAAGAGCACCGCCGATTTTTTTGAGGCAGTTGTGGATGCCGGCGGAGCTCCCGATCAGGCCCTGGTCTGGCTGGCCGGGGATGTCCGGAAAATTCTGAACCGAACGGGCGGGACCCTTTCGGCCTCGCCCCTGACGCCACAGCGACTGGCAGAACTTCTGAACCTCCTTGCCCAGGGGACGATTCACGGAAAAATTGCCAAGCAGACCCTGGAGCAGGTTTTTCTGGAGGACAAGAACCCGCTGGTCATCATCCAGGAACGGGGCTGGAAACAGCTCTCGACTCGGGAGGAGCTGGAACCATTTCTGCAACAGGTTCTGAAGGAAAACCTCTTCCCCGTGGAGGAGATTCGCCAGGGAGAAACCAAACCGCTGGGATTTCTCATGGGGAAGGTGATGAAGGCTACCGGCGGCAGGGCAGAGCCGGGCGCTGCCCAGGCCCTGTTGCAGGAGATGATCAACGCTCCCCGCAGGGTGTCGTCGATTCAGGTCCTCTCCTTTGGTGGGGCCATAGCGGGTGTACGCCGGGAGGACGGGCTCATTGAGCCGGGGGATCTGGTAAGCCTGGCCCGGCTCTTTGAGGCCGATCCGGATCTGCCCGATTCGATTGTCTTTGACGAGGTCCGGTTGGGGCAGTTTTTGAGCGAAGAGATTACCCCTGCCGATTGGGCTGCCCTGGTGAGTCGTATCGCCGAGACGCTTGATCGTGGCGGTGTTCAGGGGATCGTGATCGCCCATGGTACCGATACCCTGGCGTACACGGCCAGCCTGGTTCACTGGTTTTTTGCTGATACACCGGTACCGATCGTGCTTACAGCGGGTGAAGGTCCGCCCGAGGAGAATTCTCCGGGAGGATCCGGGGCCAACTTGCGCTCGGCTGTGATCTGTGCCGCCGGTGGCAGCGCCGGGGTTCATGTAGTCTACGGTGACGACGACTTTCTGCCTCTCAATCTCAGGTTCGAGCGGATTGATTCCGGGGGGGCCAACTCGTTTCGTACCTGGAACCCCGAGGATCTCACGCGCAGCGGTCCATCGCTGGCCCCGGTGGCGCGAAGCTCTTCCTGTGAGGATTTGACGAGGCTCCTGGAAGAGGTCCTGGGCCAGACCTGTATTGTTCGGGTCTACCCGGGAATGCGGGGTGATATCCTGATAACCCTGATGGATGCCGGTATTCGGGCTTTTGTGCTGGAGATCTTTGACAGGGGAACTGCAAGCCTCCGGGAAGGTCCCTTCTCGCTTCGCGGTGCTCTGGAGCAGGGACGGGAGCGGGGGATCCTCTTTTTCTGCACCTCCCAGCAGGAGGGTGTGGTGGACTTTTCCGAGTACGTCACGGCCCACGCTCTCTGGCGGGAAGGGGCTGTTCCCATGGGGGGGCTGACCACGGAAAGTGCCTTCACGCGCCTGGTGGTGGCCCAGCTTGAGGTGCTCTGCGAGGGCGAGACCCAATCCCGGGAGGCCCAGCGCGAAGGTGTTCTGGCCCTGATGGACGTCTGA
- a CDS encoding amidase family protein encodes MNKKTEALPRERYRSFLEDQDQRTGSFLEIGVPEVWDCASGATGSDLTDFPLAVKDNIAVEGYHLTCGSSMLQSLNAPYTATAVERLVRAGALVVGKTNMDEFGMGSSTANTPLGTTVNPWDHSRVAGGSSGGSAAAVAQQLVPVALGSDTGGSVRQPAAFCGVYGLKPTYGAVSRFGLTAYASSLETIGVLGARIEDVTAVFRAIRGEDPRDQTSRAWPHQENSKAGPTGAGGSSGAIGVLQGDLGLSPEVERNYQATKQALTDLGYRLEPVRLSTLDYVVPAYYTIATAEASANLARYNGIRYGHQPAFAENPEELMRKARSQALGDEVKLRILLGTFVLRSGFQDQFYLRAQKIRTLIRQELDRVYQGVQALLMPVFPRQAFLRDPADGMDSFQQKVADRFTCTANLAGLPSLAVPTGLEEGLPVGMQLMGPAFSEEDLCGVAQELSAVFPPEFPDSSCSFAEWHQGRDSAQGGS; translated from the coding sequence ATGAACAAAAAAACAGAAGCGCTTCCGCGCGAGAGGTATCGTTCCTTTCTGGAGGATCAGGATCAGAGGACAGGATCCTTTCTGGAAATAGGAGTCCCCGAGGTCTGGGACTGCGCCTCCGGGGCGACCGGCTCCGATCTGACTGACTTTCCCCTGGCGGTGAAGGATAACATCGCCGTCGAGGGGTATCATCTCACCTGCGGTTCTTCAATGCTTCAGTCCCTGAATGCCCCCTATACGGCGACGGCTGTGGAGCGGTTGGTCAGGGCAGGGGCTCTGGTGGTGGGCAAGACCAACATGGATGAGTTCGGTATGGGAAGTTCCACGGCCAACACACCTCTGGGTACAACGGTGAATCCCTGGGATCATTCCCGGGTCGCCGGCGGGTCCAGCGGAGGATCTGCCGCTGCCGTGGCGCAACAGCTGGTTCCGGTTGCTCTGGGGAGCGATACGGGAGGGTCCGTGCGTCAACCGGCGGCTTTTTGCGGTGTCTACGGACTCAAGCCCACCTACGGAGCTGTTTCCCGCTTTGGTTTAACGGCCTACGCCTCCTCTCTGGAGACCATCGGTGTTCTGGGTGCCCGCATAGAGGATGTCACAGCGGTTTTTCGGGCGATTCGGGGAGAAGATCCCCGGGATCAGACCTCGCGGGCCTGGCCCCACCAGGAGAACTCCAAAGCTGGCCCCACCGGCGCTGGAGGTTCTTCAGGGGCGATAGGCGTACTTCAGGGAGATCTGGGTCTTTCCCCCGAGGTAGAACGGAATTACCAGGCCACGAAGCAGGCCCTGACTGATCTCGGATATCGTCTGGAGCCGGTTCGTCTCTCTACTCTGGATTATGTTGTACCGGCCTATTACACCATAGCGACTGCCGAGGCAAGTGCAAATCTGGCGCGGTATAACGGAATCCGCTACGGCCATCAGCCGGCTTTTGCGGAAAACCCCGAGGAACTGATGCGGAAAGCTCGAAGCCAGGCTCTTGGCGACGAGGTAAAACTGAGGATACTCCTGGGAACGTTCGTCCTGCGCAGCGGCTTTCAGGATCAATTTTATCTGCGGGCCCAGAAAATCCGAACCCTCATTCGCCAGGAACTGGATCGGGTGTACCAGGGAGTGCAGGCCCTGCTGATGCCGGTCTTTCCCCGCCAGGCCTTTCTGCGGGATCCGGCTGATGGAATGGATTCCTTCCAGCAAAAGGTGGCCGACCGCTTTACCTGTACGGCAAACCTGGCGGGTCTGCCCTCTCTTGCCGTTCCTACGGGGCTCGAGGAGGGGCTTCCCGTGGGAATGCAGCTCATGGGTCCGGCCTTCTCGGAAGAGGATCTCTGCGGGGTGGCGCAAGAGCTCTCGGCGGTTTTTCCGCCGGAATTCCCCGATTCCTCCTGTTCCTTTGCCGAGTGGCACCAGGGCAGGGATTCAGCTCAGGGAGGTTCCTGA
- the gatC gene encoding Asp-tRNA(Asn)/Glu-tRNA(Gln) amidotransferase subunit GatC produces MTRLYHIGIVFSMDPQELKITAAMAMLELDESGVAALAGAVDQMLEYFTTMAAIDVKNVEPTTQILAASNRLRPDGAHNNNPANLADAVLEQAPDLEDRLIAIPNVL; encoded by the coding sequence TTGACACGCTTATACCACATCGGCATAGTTTTTTCCATGGATCCCCAAGAGCTCAAAATAACCGCCGCCATGGCCATGCTTGAGCTGGATGAATCGGGGGTTGCCGCGCTGGCCGGTGCGGTAGACCAAATGCTTGAGTATTTTACCACCATGGCGGCAATTGATGTGAAAAATGTGGAGCCCACAACACAAATTCTCGCCGCTTCCAATCGCCTGCGCCCTGACGGGGCGCACAATAATAATCCCGCCAATCTTGCTGACGCTGTGCTGGAACAGGCGCCCGATCTTGAAGATCGCCTGATCGCTATCCCCAACGTATTGTAA
- a CDS encoding MGH1-like glycoside hydrolase domain-containing protein: MVKKEFPTVHFYDQDFVDLYEQTWAWVRDYWRDPAEQNGENPFGVRFFVDPQSNRINQFDAIFSTFFLVYSNRLYPASNQLDGFYNRQEENGAIRSDYCLETGEPLLSPENPQGAAPPLFAWAEYNLYHKVGNKKRIKEIMPILERHYQWLEETFKDETGMYHVPLEATGMVNAPREEAYYPVDFNTQQAMNSSFMAELGHVLNDKDIEFRYRRQYFSLKTRINQQMWDEKSGFYYDLNKEQQRVGVKTAASFWTLLTDIPNEVRSNSMIEHLKDSSGFATENPFPTVAVSEPSFSENGEGYRGSVFPPYTFMIIKGLEKQHQWEMAREYAIRHLYCMLDTLHPEGNKRGNVYEAYRPNREGKASWTGNPEFPRAMHLPFVGLSTVALMIENVIGLLVSLPRKTVRWVVPTLEIMGIENLNLRRNTITILSKKSGRGWEIRHESEKLYYFTLDLLDQGKEKTLPIPSGKCSMLVDKM; encoded by the coding sequence GTGGTCAAAAAAGAGTTTCCAACAGTACATTTTTACGATCAGGATTTTGTAGATCTCTACGAACAGACCTGGGCATGGGTGCGGGATTACTGGCGCGATCCGGCCGAGCAGAATGGAGAAAACCCCTTTGGGGTTCGGTTTTTTGTGGATCCGCAATCAAACCGGATCAACCAGTTTGATGCCATCTTCTCCACCTTCTTTCTGGTCTACAGCAACCGTCTCTACCCCGCCTCAAACCAGCTTGACGGGTTCTATAACCGCCAGGAAGAAAACGGGGCCATCCGCAGCGACTACTGCCTGGAGACGGGCGAGCCCCTCCTGTCGCCGGAAAACCCCCAGGGAGCAGCACCGCCGCTCTTTGCCTGGGCGGAGTACAACCTCTATCACAAGGTGGGGAACAAAAAGCGGATCAAGGAGATCATGCCCATCCTGGAACGCCACTATCAGTGGCTGGAAGAGACCTTCAAGGACGAAACAGGTATGTACCACGTCCCCCTGGAAGCCACCGGCATGGTGAACGCCCCCCGGGAGGAGGCCTATTATCCTGTCGACTTCAATACCCAGCAAGCCATGAACTCCTCCTTCATGGCAGAACTCGGTCACGTCCTGAACGACAAGGACATCGAGTTTCGGTACCGTCGACAGTATTTTTCTCTCAAAACCCGAATTAACCAGCAGATGTGGGACGAGAAGAGCGGCTTCTACTACGACCTCAACAAGGAGCAACAGCGGGTGGGCGTCAAGACCGCCGCAAGTTTCTGGACGCTCCTCACGGATATCCCCAACGAGGTCCGCTCCAACAGCATGATCGAGCACCTGAAGGATTCCTCCGGTTTTGCCACAGAGAACCCCTTCCCTACGGTGGCCGTCTCGGAACCCTCTTTTTCGGAAAACGGCGAGGGCTACCGAGGATCGGTCTTTCCTCCCTATACCTTCATGATAATCAAGGGCCTGGAAAAACAGCACCAGTGGGAAATGGCCCGGGAGTACGCGATCCGCCACCTCTATTGCATGCTGGATACGCTCCATCCCGAAGGAAACAAACGAGGCAACGTCTACGAAGCCTACCGGCCAAACCGGGAGGGAAAAGCCTCCTGGACGGGAAACCCCGAGTTCCCCCGAGCCATGCATCTGCCCTTTGTGGGCCTCTCCACAGTTGCCCTGATGATAGAGAACGTCATCGGCCTCTTGGTGAGTCTCCCCAGAAAGACCGTACGCTGGGTTGTCCCGACCCTGGAGATCATGGGAATCGAAAACCTGAATCTCCGGCGCAACACGATCACCATTCTCAGCAAGAAGAGCGGCCGGGGATGGGAAATTCGTCACGAATCGGAAAAACTCTACTATTTCACCCTGGATCTGCTTGACCAGGGCAAGGAAAAAACCCTTCCTATCCCCTCGGGCAAGTGCTCCATGCTGGTAGACAAAATGTAA